Proteins from one Doryrhamphus excisus isolate RoL2022-K1 chromosome 19, RoL_Dexc_1.0, whole genome shotgun sequence genomic window:
- the ntmt1 gene encoding N-terminal Xaa-Pro-Lys N-methyltransferase 1 isoform X1 → MGDISGEPGFYSNAEGYWKEVPPTVDGMLGGYGSISSIDINGSKAFLRKFLGEGEGKTNPGCALDCGAGIGRISKRLLLPLFKTVDLVDVTQEFLDKAKTYLGDDGKRVGGYFCQGLQDFVPESGRYDVIWIQWVIGHLTDNHLVEFLRRCHKALRPNGLIVIKDNVSYEGVVPDEVDSSVCRDLEIVRSLVVRAGLSIIYEEQQVNFPKEIYHVHTLALR, encoded by the exons ATGGGGGACATATCAGGAGAGCCAGGCTTCTACTCCAATGCCGAGGGCTACTGGAAGGAGGTTCCCCCTACAGTGGACGGCATGCTGGGAGGCTACGGCAGCATCTCCAGCATCGACATCAATGGTTCCAAAGCCTTCCTTCGCAAGTTCCTCGGC GAAGGCGAAGGAAAGACGAATCCGGGTTGCGCTCTCGACTGCGGCGCCGGCATCGGCCGGATCTCCAAACGTTTGCTGCTGCCTCTCTTCAAGACGGTGGACCTGGTGGACGTGACCCAGGAGTTCCTCGACAAAGCCAAGACGTACCTGGGAGACGACGGCAAGAGAGTGGGCGGCTACTTCTGTCAGGGCCTGCAGGACTTCGTACCGGAGAGCGGACGCTACGACGTCATCTGGATACAGTGGGTCATTG GTCACCTGACTGACAACCACCTAGTGGAGTTCCTGCGGCGCTGCCACAAAGCCTTGCGGCCCAACGGCCTCATCGTCATCAAGGACAACGTGTCGTACGAGGGCGTGGTCCCGGACGAGGTGGACAGCAGCGTGTGTCGAGACCTGGAGATAGTTCGCAGTCTGGTGGTCAGGGCGGGCCTGAGCATCATCTACGAGGAACAACAGGTCAACTTCCCCAAGGAGATCTACCACGTCCACACCCTGGCCCTGCGATGA
- the ntmt1 gene encoding N-terminal Xaa-Pro-Lys N-methyltransferase 1 isoform X2: MPRATGRRFPLQWTACWEATAASPASTSMVPKPSFASSSASSRCLSLLQEGEGKTNPGCALDCGAGIGRISKRLLLPLFKTVDLVDVTQEFLDKAKTYLGDDGKRVGGYFCQGLQDFVPESGRYDVIWIQWVIGHLTDNHLVEFLRRCHKALRPNGLIVIKDNVSYEGVVPDEVDSSVCRDLEIVRSLVVRAGLSIIYEEQQVNFPKEIYHVHTLALR, encoded by the exons ATGCCGAGGGCTACTGGAAGGAGGTTCCCCCTACAGTGGACGGCATGCTGGGAGGCTACGGCAGCATCTCCAGCATCGACATCAATGGTTCCAAAGCCTTCCTTCGCAAGTTCCTCGGC CTCAAGTCGGTGCTTGTCGCTGCTGCAGGAAGGCGAAGGAAAGACGAATCCGGGTTGCGCTCTCGACTGCGGCGCCGGCATCGGCCGGATCTCCAAACGTTTGCTGCTGCCTCTCTTCAAGACGGTGGACCTGGTGGACGTGACCCAGGAGTTCCTCGACAAAGCCAAGACGTACCTGGGAGACGACGGCAAGAGAGTGGGCGGCTACTTCTGTCAGGGCCTGCAGGACTTCGTACCGGAGAGCGGACGCTACGACGTCATCTGGATACAGTGGGTCATTG GTCACCTGACTGACAACCACCTAGTGGAGTTCCTGCGGCGCTGCCACAAAGCCTTGCGGCCCAACGGCCTCATCGTCATCAAGGACAACGTGTCGTACGAGGGCGTGGTCCCGGACGAGGTGGACAGCAGCGTGTGTCGAGACCTGGAGATAGTTCGCAGTCTGGTGGTCAGGGCGGGCCTGAGCATCATCTACGAGGAACAACAGGTCAACTTCCCCAAGGAGATCTACCACGTCCACACCCTGGCCCTGCGATGA